A segment of the Ipomoea triloba cultivar NCNSP0323 chromosome 1, ASM357664v1 genome:
CACCCTTCTCTCGCAGTACGTATGTATTGTGCATGTTATGTTTGTTTCTTCGATACCTAGGGTTATAATTAGCTCAATGATATATTAGATTTGATTTCTCCATTGCTGCATCGCATACTTCCCGTAATTCTCTTTCGATTAATCTAACGCCCGTGTTGGGAAAATTTGTAACTCAGCGAGTTTATATTTTgactttattgtttttttaattggtCATATTTTGTTGAAATCTgtcaacatatttatgaaaacgGTGCTGGTTTAATGAAATCATATTCGTGTATATCTTCAGTAGCTGCAGCCTGCAGCTGCGGATCTTGATCAAGACCGAAGAAAATAAATTGTGCATCTGAAGTGTGATTTTGTGTCTTCAACATTAGCTGTTTGAACAACTTTGTGCCCACTGTGTGAAGCTGCGTAATGTGGCTTGAAAGCTTACCTGTGGGGAATAATCTTGTGTTATTTATGTTgggatttttctttttttttttttttttttggttgactTTGCAATAGACTCTGCTTATTTAATCAGTATACTGTGTTTCTGTGATTTTAagactaatttatttaacatAATACTTATGGCTGCTGTTCTGTTGTCTTTCAGATCATACTGCACACTGGAAGATAATATTGttgacattaattaataaagGGGTCCAATGGGTGAGAGTGTAAGAAAGCGCAAAAGTTTGTGGGATGCAGAAGAAGATACTTCTCTTCGTGTTGAGTCAAATGATAAAAATGCATGGTCTGGAAGGGGACAGTATCCTAGTTATCAGGAAAACAGTGCTTCGAAAACTGATTTTTCCTCCAAGAATCACTCTGGTTGTGACTTATCACCACAAAATGTTCCCCAGGAGAGTCATAGGAGCAGCCAACATGGGGAACGAGTTCCAGAAACTGAAGAAGCTGATAGGAAAAAAGACTTATATAGAAGCCGCAGGTCGGTGATTGATTTGTATTAAATGATATATCTTTCATGCACCAAGAAAAATGACTCATCTTTTGTCTGTTTAGTGAGAGATTAAGTCATGTTCTCACTGTTAAGGGTGTATGTTTACATGCTCTAATTTTACTTAAGTGACAAGTGCTCGAATAGTTACAGTggaaataaatgattttttaatgAAGTTTTTGCATGGAGTGCAATATTAGGCACCTTCTGGACTGCACAAGGGCTTGAAACCTCTAAAATGTTTGCACGCTCAAGTTTTGTTTGTAATTGTGGATAATCTACCATTATTGGATGTGGAAAAATTGGAATTCTTCATATAATTAGGATTTTTACTGATGTTGCATTGCTTATCATGTAATAGGCACCCTGCAAGAGACAGGAGCAGGAGCAGGGGAAGGGGAGAAGGCAGGAGCAGAAGTCCCGGTAGGAGAAGGGACAGAGCTAGGTATCCAGTGCAGAAAAGGAGTGGAAGTACAAGCAGGAGCAGGAGTAGGGATAGGGGCAACTTGAAAGCCAGAAGCAGGAGTCGCAGTCCTCCCCATAATTATAAAAGTGATCCACATGGATGGGGTGATAGACGGAATGGGTCTCGAATATCATCACAGACCTGCAGAGATTTTGCCACTGGGAAGTGTAGAAAAGGTAGTGAGTGTAGGTTCCTTCATGCAGATAACTTAAAGAGTACAGATGGATTTCAGTTAGAGGATGACTTGGCTGAAACATTGGGTAACAGGCTAGAGCATGGACATGTCTCAAGATCTGCTAATAGTGAAGGTCATGAGATCCGGGATGAGCTTCCTGATGCATATGATATAGAGCATGATCAAACTAGGAAACGGAACAGAGTTATGATCACTTGTAAGGATTTCATTAAAGGCAAGTGTCACTGGGGTGCATCATGTAAATTCTCACATGTTGGCGTTTCTAGTGATAACTATGAAAGAGGCGTTAAGAATGCATCTCTCAATTATGTTCAGGAGCGTGAACCAACTAAAAGCACTAAACAGCTGTGCAAGTATTTTGCAGCTGGGAAGTGCTTTCATGAAAACTGCAAATTCTCTCATGATGGTCCCACCCCTAGCTATATTGAAACTAGACCCTCTGACAATATAGGTGGGGGCAGATTGGATGGCAAGAATAAACACCCAAGTGGCCCAAATTGGGATGATGCACAAAGGGACTCAAACCTTTCCCAAATTGGGATACACCCAAAAAGATTTATGGCTTCCCCAAATGGTAGAGACACAAACACTTCTGGATCTGTTCTGGAAAAATTAACAGACAGTGAGGGGCAAACGGCTACTTCCATAGCCTCACAATCCCAAAGTTTAAATGGAAGTTCTCATGTTTATGAACAGGGTAAAATACAAGAAGCTTCAGGCGTCAATCTTTCCAACACAGTCATGAAACCTGAAATGTCTTTGAATTCTTTTGTTATGCCATATACTTTTGAGGACAAGGGTAAATTTGGGCCTAATGCACTACACGAAGTGAAAAGCTCCAGGAACAGTGTTCATCCGGTTTTATTGCCTGGACAAAGCTACGAAGTTGGTGAAAATATGACTGTAAGCTCTGAACCTTCTTTCTTCACCAGCTCGAATCAGAGTAGACCGAGAAATCAGAAAGAAGCTGCCAGTTCAACAGATACACAAAGTATGGAATTCCCTCATAATCTTTCCACTGCCGCACTTGTCAAGCTTGCATCTCAAATGAAAAACTCTTCCACTTCTTCCACGGTTACATTTGGAAATGAGTCTGTGAAATCTGAACTACATTTAGAGGTGGTACCATCTGATCCCAGTTCTGCACTTCCCATGTTCAGTGCAAAGCCTAATCCAGATCAATATCATGCCCCTGGTGATAGTGTTGAGTTGTGTACCTCTGGAAACTTTATGATGCCTCTTGTCAATGCACCCCGTTTGGATGAACAGAAAACTAAGGTTCCTttagaaaaattgaatttatctGCTGTGAATCCTGGAGCTGGAGAAAAAAATGATGTTGGTGGTTCAGATGTGATGCGCAATAAAGATCCACTATTGAAGCGACCGGAGCTTTGTACGGATTTGGAAGTCAATGGAAACAACAAAATAGTTGCCAACAAATGTGATGATGGCCAAGAAAATAAGCATTCGGACAATGTGGAAGTCCATGGGAAGGCTGAAGAGGTAAGCGGTAATAAAGATGATAAAGCAATTCGATTGTTCAAGAATGCTCTTATAGAGTTTGTTAAAGAGATCCTAAAGCCCACTTGGAAAGAAGGCCGAATGAGCAGAGAAGTACACAAGACTATTGTTAAGAAGGTGGTGGATAAAGTCACTAGTACAATCCAAGGAGACCACATCCCAAAGACGCAAGAGAAAATAGAGCAATATCTGTCCTATTCTAAACCCAAACTCTCCAAACTTGTACAGGTGAATACTAAGCTTCTTTAATTTGTCCACTCAATTCCATTGAATTCAATTCTCAGGCATATCAATATAATGATGACCAAAAGTAGGAGATGTCAGATCACATGCTAACCCCCTTGCTGTATTCTCTGTTGCAGGCATATGTTGAGCGATGTCTAAAGGCACCCGATGCCTGAAACTCCCTTATTTGGTCTGTTCgtttcatttctattttgaatATTTCACCAAAGTTGGAACTGTGAAAATTGAAGTTTATCGCACCCTTGGGGTGGAGTTAGCCTGAATTTCCCCgatactatgtatatatattgatatattccTTTTGTCTTTTTAGTTAAAATCCTTCTGATTTAACCTTGATCTGCGAATTAAATATGGGCACTGGTGTTTCATTATTCTTCTCTGGGTTTAATAAATACTCTGAGTACATGTTTGTTGGTGTCTAATTGTTGCCTCACTTCATAGTTTCTTATCAGGAggatgagaagtgcattgactTTTTAGTTGTGATAACAAGTGTTCGATTAATCTGTGGTGATAATATATGATTTAGGTAATTTCATGTATTTCCAGTGTATGTGTTATACATCAATGTTAATCTAGTCTTTTTTCTGTCAatagtaataaatttaaaattattataactattttattaattaaaagtaaatattactccgtatttcgtataattattcttttaattaattaaatattttcttatttaattttttaagaatttaaatgcaAAAATTCACCTTTCATTTACTTTTAGTATTTCTCACTTGCTCAGTAGTAATCAAACAAAATGGGAATCGAAACGGCCACGTAAATACATAATACTCCATAGCCGCCCCGCCATATTTCGGAGGCAAGACCTCAATACTTTCTGTAGAACTCCGATTTGGACCTTTCGAACCAAGCAAGGGCCAAACAATTTGTCCCAACATGAACTTAATTACAGGTTGCCATTTCAAGGTGAGGTGCGTCAGCCCGGACTCCTACGTTTCAAAGCAAATCAGTACAAGGAGTGGTGATAGGTCTAGCAGGGTCATTTGCCGCCATAGCCATTATCTTTCATTTCCCCGCGGCCGTACACATCACCTTTCATCCTTGTTTTGCCCCTACCAATGTATCTATAATGCCTACCGACCGCTTATAGCTAGTGCGAGGAAGAGAAACTCGAAGTCTGAGCCAATTCTCTCGCCTTCAATCGTTGAACAAGTGTTGAAGAATGACGACGAAGACGGAGACGAGTTTCTTGCTGAGGACTTTGAAGACGGTAAGTTCATTATTTACATAATTACTTTCACCGTTCAACTACGTGATGTGATTATTTTCGAGTGTTAATATCAGATGCCtttttcttccctaattttaTATCCTAATATGAACTATTGAGCTCAGGTCTTAAACAAGTTGATTTGAAGTGATATATGTAAATGGTTGATGGTTTATTCGATTTTAGTATACTCCATTTTATGAAAGAATTCTGGACCTACTCTTCTTCTGTGTTccattaaaaagttttaagaACCTGAAGAACCTGTATACTGCTTTCCTTTGTATGGCGTGTGAAGCTGGAGCTGTATTAGGATTTAGGACATAAAAATTCCACAAAGGTGTAAGCTCTATTGGTCATTTTAGAGGAATGAGCTGGAGGTTTAGAAGCTGTGCCTTACTTGGATAGGTAAAAGAATTGAATTCACAATGAATGTATTAACAAAGATTTAACGCATTATGTGACCAACTTAGACTATCACTtgccttatttttattttaactacCAGATATGGTGCCTTTGATTATTATAAACAGTGAGGATAAACAGAAATATTTTAATAGATAAcaaacggaaaaaaaaaaaaagtggataAAGATTTTTCCAAGAATCCTGAAGCTATCTGTCAAATTATCTCCCATTTCCCTCAATTTGCTTTGAATCTCTGATTATTTGTAGTGtcattataaaattgtgatgTGTTTCACATGTGCCAATAGTCTAAAGCATAACTTCACTGCTTCTGATAATCTTTATATGGAGGACATAATGCAAGATCCACTTTTTCTGTTTAGTGGTCTATGATCTCCACTTACGATGATACTACTGGTAGTAGGGTATTAATACATTCATTACAGTTATTTCAATATGTCGTAGCGTGTTATCTGCATTTGGATTTCTCTCCATACCTATCTTTTTAGCATAAAAGGAGTTCAGGTAAGCTGGGGAGAAATgtattaattactaatttactacCATATTTCACTTTGCCTACCTTGATTCCCTAATTTGCTTTCCatttgatttcaattaaatGGAATTCATCTGTAGTGGCATTAACTATCATTTTAGTTCTTGATATCTGATTAGTCCAATGCTGTTGTACTGTTTAGAGATAGGAGCTTAATGGGATTCCAAAACACTCTATTAAGCTTTTATTTTGACACTGTATCTCATATTGTGAACTTTCTCTAGTTTTTTAACCAATGACATGAAGGGCTTCAGAAACATATTAATATGTATCCCACAAGTGAAGATGAAGTTCCatttagatttaatttaatatattttaaggTGAGAGATACAGCTCTTTGTGAAACATATGGTAGCAAGTTTGGATGCACATGCAGTTAATTTATTGTGATATTTATATTGCATGCCAGAAGCTAGATCGGGAGTTACATTTATCCCCTCTCACCCTTCTCTTCAGTGTGacctcttttgtttttgtttttgtttttactgaATTTCATAACTAATAAATTCTTTTTGAAGTCATTCTCAAAACATATTTCAGCATCTCAACTTTTTTTTCCCCCATTTATCATAACTATTTTAAGCCTCTTTTCAAGAGAATCAAGGGGACAAAATAGCAATTCTTTTTGGGGTGTTTCCAGGAACTTTTATTACTTCAGTTTCTTCTTCCATATCAATAATCAATGTATTCTGGATTTCCATGGGACAGAGGAGCTGCTGGaggatgataatgatgatgatttcCTTTATGATGAGAGTTTTGAGGAAGATGCTAAACTCTTCGTAAGTATTATTGTTTAACAGATTTTGACCTCACATGACTAGCTTTTGTATGGAAGTTTAATGCTAGATAGTGTTAAATCGGTTACTCTTGATTTTAAGTTTGGTGATGGATCTGGAGGAGGTGGAATTGCTCTTGCTGGGACACCATGGGACAAAAAATCATTAGAAATTGCTGAAGAAGTTGCTCTATCATTTGATGGAGAATTGGGAATATATGCCTTTAAGACGCAAAAGAATGCCCACATTCAAGTGCGAGTGGAGAGACTCACAAACAAGTAAGCTATAGGTGTGAATGATTCTTAGTTCTGACAGTAGTAAGTTTACATGGTATTTTGTAGTCATCAAAGACTTGATCTTTATTGTGGATATAAAAGCAATAATGCTCAGGATAAATCAGATATGGAGACATTGAACAAGCATTTCGTTATAGAAACTATAATGATTGATGTTCGGTTGAGTAAATTCCCATTTATTTTGTTCTCATGCAACtgatttttatctttaaatCCTTACTTAACAGACATCTTTCACAATGTTGGAAATTGTTTTCCCATTCAGACATGGTTAAAAAATCGCAAGGCGCTCCTTGGGTGCCCGCGTTTTTTGTCGGCGCCTAAGTGGCCTAGTCGGCCGGCCGGCTAGACCACCGATTACAGTGATAATCTAGGTGGCCGACGCCTAGCGcttaggcgcgatttttgcaacattgcatTCAAATAATAATCTATAACTTGAGGCGCCCTGACACAGATGAATAAATTTCTGCAGATCAGGTTCTCCTAGTATGGCAGACATTGAAGCTTTCtcatcagcttacagagaacgGCTTGATGAAGCTGAGTTGTCAGGATCTATTCCAAATAACTTATCCCTGGAGGTCTTTTTCTCTCAACCCTCTCTCTCTTAGCTTTGTATGACTCCTTATTTCTTGAGATTCCCTTTTCATATCTTTAAGATGACGTACCCAAGagaattgattaaaaaaatgcattttctatcttcaccttttatttagttttgtaaTCCGCTAGTGAACATGAAAGATGGGTTCTCTTGTTTAATTGGAACTATACACATAGAATAATAAGCGTTTGCTTATCTTAATGTTAATATAACCCAAAGCCTGCAATCacctgaaaaatgttttcttgtAGGTATCTTCACCTGGTGTGGAGAGGGTTGTTAGGGTCCCAGAAGATCTTGATCGGTTCAATGAACGTCCCATGTATGTAAAGTATGTGAGTGAAGGAATCAAGACTGGCATGCCTACTGAACAAGATGGTGTATTCAGGCTTGTGTCCTTCGATTTGGAAACAAGTGTATGCACATGGGGATTAGCTGACGTAAGGGTTAACCGAGAAAAAGCAGGTAAAGGAAGGCCCCTTAGCAAGAAGCAAAGGGAGTGGCGGTTAGACACGCCATTTGATTCTCTCCGTATGGTCCGGCTGCATTCAGAAATGTAACCATTGGGGTTAAATTTTGTATTCATTAATGTGATTGCAGAATATTTGGAACTCAAGTTTGAAGAAGACACGCCAGAATGAAGTTATATAACCACCTTAGTATTATATTAAATGAAAAATGAGTGCAGTTTATACATTGATTGTTAACGTGGTGCTGTGCTCCAAGTTAAAGTGTATTATTAGCTCTTACACAAGTGTAGTCATTTGGCGTTGTAGCTAATCGAGACTACGGAGGTTCACGAAGATATAGGTTATCAAACTCACttgatttttttagtatatgttAAAATGttcatattactttttttttttattcgacTCTTATTTAAAGAAAGAATTAACTTATACCTATTTAGCACATGATTCACTTGCACAAGAGTTAATTTGAATTAAGGCtacttaattttcaaaaaaaaaaaaggctactTAATTTTTAAGTGAATTTCAAGATGCGTAATTATGAAATTACAGACTCATGTTTGGGTAAAGAAAACGGACTATCGATGTCGGCAATGTGTAAGAAACAATTAAGTAcgcttcttcttcttatttatatatataaatataaaaggtAGGTAGTAGAATTTACTTTCTTTCTGAGTAAAACAGAAAAGatatttttttgaagaaattacaaaattacaaaatataaagaaaatgtgCTACCCACTGTGTGTAAGGAACAAATATATTTAAGTACGACtgtacttattattttataaattataaaaaatatgtagatactataatttttttaaaaaaactttttgagcaaaataaaaaagatatttttttcaagaatctacaaaattacaaatacaaaatatgaGGGACCATATCATGTGACGATTTTAAATTTGTAGTATTTTCTAgcgaaaatataatattttttgtggGTAAGCAATATTGCATTGCGACTAAAAAGTATTTTTTAGTTTAGTGTGAAATATTATGTGTGGACTTTCTTGCCAACCTTGGTCTGAGTAGGGAGTGCGATATTCGGTCCTTGACGTCCCTCGAGGGAGATGTGTTGTCTCCTCGTGGGCGATGCTAGTGGGGTGGCCTCTCATAGAGTTAAATAGAGTTGATGTGTAGCCTTTCTTACCtcactaaaaaaaatcttagataaattgaattataaaaaaaatataaaatgaaatgtagAGGAGATCCATGTTACCGCAGGAGCGCCATAGGTGGATTACCAAGAATGTTTGGaacttttgaaatatttattaagATTATAAGCTCATAATCAATGGAGAAATCCACTACAAGAACTCACGAAGTACTGTTAAGAAATAAAGTAAAGTTGTCCACATGGATAACTAAATTGGTCACAGGGAGTGAAGTTTGAGAAAAAGAATCACGGATCGAATTTCTCCTAACAGTAGTGTGGGAGCAATCTCTCCCCAAGTGAGAGAAGTTCCTTGTGCTAAGTTACCGAGCAAAGGCAAGCCACGAGTGACAAGTGTTGCGAGGGGAAATTGGTGAAAGGCTAAGTCGAGCACATATCattcaaatataaaacaaaaactttaaaaaattatctaaCATATTCCAACACTATTTTTCTAAAACCAAATTTCTCGACTTTTTTCAGACTATATATTGATAATTGAACTTCTATGAACCCGCACTAAGACTCATTTCGATGGTAAATCTCAAATTACCTAAGTGATTCCAAGTTTCCATCAcctgtaattattttaaaaatagggaatttacaaacaacattattaaaaaaaatttcaattttaaaaaggaaCAATCTAGAACTGGGAGTATTTTGTAAAAGCGAAGAGGGGCTTtcgttgaaaaaaaaaaatcaaaaaaatggTTTGAAAGTGGAACGGTTAGTGGGAATTTAGGAGTAACATTATAAAACACGAAAATCAAGagcataataataacaacaacaagtaccctcaaaaaaaataataacaacaacaagatTTAAACAACTCATTTAACCCACAGTATATGATTCAAAGCTTTCACGGAgtctctccccacttttctggttCAAACGTAGAAACCACTGCACCCACCCACTGGTTTCTTGGATACATGGGCTGccatttctttttccaaatCTGTCGCTTAATATTGCTATGCCATTTAAATTACAAAACTGCCCACACTGCTTTCTTTTATTGCCACTAACACTACTCATACACATCATATCAAtcacaatataaaataatggtCTGCATTGACAGCTCAGTTGATTACATTAataaagtttgaaaagaaaTATTGATCAAGCCTCACAAAATAAATCACCCAATTATGTTTTTGAATatttcaaaatcatgcaatttcaCATCAAAGGAACATGCTAGTTTTTGTGAACTGTATAATaacttaattacaattttttttgaattggataatctaattatatttagaaatgtaattcgatgacttatttgagtattattttttattagaatccatgaatttattataatttccgtgtttattaaaacatttagacttatataattttattttatttttgaaaaagacttgtataatttaatttgattaaagttAAGTATATGATTAATAAAGTGAATTATGGGAGTGAGTATAGTGGCACTTGGGTAATATGATGAGAGTATTGAGGGCAAATTATGAACGAGATTTCCTATAAAAAGTTGGTAACCCCTACTTCTCACTCATTGCAAACCAGACATTTGACTTTTCTTCCTCTGAGTGTAAGCATGCAGCAATTCTTAGTATTCTCCGCCAACACACTTGCATGCTCTCCATCTGCCTTTCCGGCCGCCCTCCGCCGCCGTGTAGCGCCGATCTCCGCCATTGCCGCCCCGCCGCAGCCGCTCCGTTACCAGACGACGCACTCCATGCCCGCCGAAAAAGTGGAGATTTTCAAGTCGCTAGAGTCCTGGGCGTCGAGCTCGGTCCTCCCTCTCCTGAAGCCGGTGGAGAAATGCTGGCAGCCCAACGAGTTCCTCCCCGACCCGTCCCGCCCCTCCGACGAGTTCTTCGATGAGGTCCGGGCGCTCCGGGAACGGACCTCCCAGCTTCCCGACGATTACTTTGTGGTTCTGGTAGGCGATATGATTACCGAGGACGCCCTGCCGACTTATCAGACCATGATTAACACGCTTGACGGTGTGCGCGATGAGACCGGCGCCAGCCAGAACCCTTGGGCGGCTTGGACTCGCGCCTGGACCGCCGAGGAGAATCGCCACGGCGATTTGCTCCGGACCTATCTTTACctgtcgggtcgggtcgataTGACCATGATAGAAAAAACGGTGCAGTACTTGCTTGGCGTTGGAATGGTTAGTCCCTTCACCTCATTTTCTTATTCAAaagtaaattgtgtttttatttattggtataAATGTATGACAAAATAATGGGTGAGTAGGATCCGGGCACGGAAAACAACCCGTATTTGGGGTTCGTATACACGTCATTCCAAGAGCGAGCCACATTCGTGTCGCACGGCAACACGGCTCGGCTAGCCAAGGAGGGCGGCGATCTGGTGCTGGCGCGGATTTGCGGGAGCATTGCGGCGGACGAGAGGCGGCACGAGAACGCATACGCCAACATCGTGGAGAAGCTTCTGGAAGTGGACCCCAACGGCGCCATGCTCGCCATAGCCGACAtgatgaggaagaagatcaCAATGCCGGCTCACCTCATGTACGACGGCCAAGATATCA
Coding sequences within it:
- the LOC116024121 gene encoding zinc finger CCCH domain-containing protein 55-like; protein product: MGESVRKRKSLWDAEEDTSLRVESNDKNAWSGRGQYPSYQENSASKTDFSSKNHSGCDLSPQNVPQESHRSSQHGERVPETEEADRKKDLYRSRRHPARDRSRSRGRGEGRSRSPGRRRDRARYPVQKRSGSTSRSRSRDRGNLKARSRSRSPPHNYKSDPHGWGDRRNGSRISSQTCRDFATGKCRKGSECRFLHADNLKSTDGFQLEDDLAETLGNRLEHGHVSRSANSEGHEIRDELPDAYDIEHDQTRKRNRVMITCKDFIKGKCHWGASCKFSHVGVSSDNYERGVKNASLNYVQEREPTKSTKQLCKYFAAGKCFHENCKFSHDGPTPSYIETRPSDNIGGGRLDGKNKHPSGPNWDDAQRDSNLSQIGIHPKRFMASPNGRDTNTSGSVLEKLTDSEGQTATSIASQSQSLNGSSHVYEQGKIQEASGVNLSNTVMKPEMSLNSFVMPYTFEDKGKFGPNALHEVKSSRNSVHPVLLPGQSYEVGENMTVSSEPSFFTSSNQSRPRNQKEAASSTDTQSMEFPHNLSTAALVKLASQMKNSSTSSTVTFGNESVKSELHLEVVPSDPSSALPMFSAKPNPDQYHAPGDSVELCTSGNFMMPLVNAPRLDEQKTKVPLEKLNLSAVNPGAGEKNDVGGSDVMRNKDPLLKRPELCTDLEVNGNNKIVANKCDDGQENKHSDNVEVHGKAEEVSGNKDDKAIRLFKNALIEFVKEILKPTWKEGRMSREVHKTIVKKVVDKVTSTIQGDHIPKTQEKIEQYLSYSKPKLSKLVQAYVERCLKAPDA
- the LOC116024162 gene encoding stearoyl-[acyl-carrier-protein] 9-desaturase 6, chloroplastic-like; translation: MQQFLVFSANTLACSPSAFPAALRRRVAPISAIAAPPQPLRYQTTHSMPAEKVEIFKSLESWASSSVLPLLKPVEKCWQPNEFLPDPSRPSDEFFDEVRALRERTSQLPDDYFVVLVGDMITEDALPTYQTMINTLDGVRDETGASQNPWAAWTRAWTAEENRHGDLLRTYLYLSGRVDMTMIEKTVQYLLGVGMDPGTENNPYLGFVYTSFQERATFVSHGNTARLAKEGGDLVLARICGSIAADERRHENAYANIVEKLLEVDPNGAMLAIADMMRKKITMPAHLMYDGQDINLFEHFSAVAQRLGVYTAHDYADILEFLIGRWKLEKMEGLNGDGRGAQDFVCRLPLRIRKLQERADERAKKLAPRGVKFSWIFNREVTI
- the LOC116024183 gene encoding uncharacterized protein LOC116024183, whose translation is MNLITGCHFKVRCVSPDSYVSKQISTRSGDRSSRVICRHSHYLSFPRGRTHHLSSLFCPYQCIYNAYRPLIASARKRNSKSEPILSPSIVEQVLKNDDEDGDEFLAEDFEDEELLEDDNDDDFLYDESFEEDAKLFFGDGSGGGGIALAGTPWDKKSLEIAEEVALSFDGELGIYAFKTQKNAHIQVRVERLTNKSGSPSMADIEAFSSAYRERLDEAELSGSIPNNLSLEVSSPGVERVVRVPEDLDRFNERPMYVKYVSEGIKTGMPTEQDGVFRLVSFDLETSVCTWGLADVRVNREKAGKGRPLSKKQREWRLDTPFDSLRMVRLHSEM